The following is a genomic window from Spirosoma foliorum.
AGGCGCAGGACACTACGACATTGCCATTGTGGGGTTCGTGTTTATTTTGGGCTCGTTGCTGTTATTGGTTGGTTTTGCTAACCGGATACAGAAGTTGAACCAAACGCGGGATTATAAAATTGTAACGGCATTCCACAACAGGACATTGAACCAATACGAAGCGTTCTTTGAGGAGTGTGGGCTCCATCCAACACGAAATCAACAGCAGCGTATTGGAACCGAAATAATTGGACACTGGCGTGTTGATGGCTCCGAAAAAAATCATGAAAAATGCATTAATCGTTTGCTGAATGACCCTGAAGTAAAAGAATTTACGTTCTAATTTCGTTACTTAGTATAAGTTTTTATTTTGTACAAAACCAACATGAATCATATTCGAAAGTTACTGTTTATTGCGGCTTTGTTGAGTAGCAGTCTGGCGTTCGGTCAACTTACCGAAGACCCCGATGA
Proteins encoded in this region:
- a CDS encoding MgtC/SapB family protein, whose amino-acid sequence is MNFAEEDMIRLSVALIIGGLIGIEREYHGKAAGFRTMIMICVGSALFTMVSGRIGGSGDRIAANIVNGIGFLGAGIIFREDSRVKGLTTAATVWAVSALGMCVGAGHYDIAIVGFVFILGSLLLLVGFANRIQKLNQTRDYKIVTAFHNRTLNQYEAFFEECGLHPTRNQQQRIGTEIIGHWRVDGSEKNHEKCINRLLNDPEVKEFTF